One Apteryx mantelli isolate bAptMan1 chromosome 2, bAptMan1.hap1, whole genome shotgun sequence genomic window, AACTAATCAATATTAGTTTATATCCAGTTGAATAAATTAGGGTTGATTTGTATtctgatttggggaaaaaaatgcatacagaTTTTGATTCAGCTTCTCTTCATCTTACACTTTGCAAACTTCTGGTTAATGTAGCCGTATAACTGTTTCAAATGCTATGGaaattttgtttggatttttatgCCAAGTTATTTAACAAATTAGAAGTAGTATTAATGGTCATATAAGCCTAGGGTAATGTCCATTAATTGGaatattattgaaataaaataaacatttaaattatTTGTGTATATTTTGAAGCAGATATCTGCTTTAATATGTTGAAGTATTTGCTGCCACTCTTTGACTTATGTTTACTCAACGCAGTTGACCTGAGTTTAAGGTTCTTAAGCTGCCTGCTCTTCTTTTCTGTATATTTAATAAATTTAGAACTGAGTAGCATCTCAATTTTTGTATTGTGGTCTATGGCATTTGGTTTTGAAAATGCTGTACTATATACTCATTTGCAAACTTCATTTTGAGTTACTGTGTTTCTTATATGTGGATTAGAAAGAAATCTCAAACATGAGATTTCCCAACTTTGCTGCAGAACTACTGTTGGATAGTAAATTCAGGTAGTTGATGTTGTTTCACCAGCATGTTTTTCCTTGAGATACAAATCTTAATTCTGTTGAAAATATAGGTACAACTAGCAAGTAATGTTGGCAGTCCTGTGTTCAGATTTTCATCCCCAATTGTAAAATCAACTGAGGCAGAAGTGCTACCTCCATTGTCTGTAAGTAAATATTGTAGAagcttaacttttttttcagGATCTTAGTAGAATGTTGCAGAACAATAAAATAGAGTTGGCTTCAATAAGGGGGAAACGAATATATAGGTTTCTGGCATATGATTTGTTATTCAGCATGTATACTTATACTTAAAGTTTATAGAACAGatttcagttttatatttgtgtgaaattttattaaaatttcttttgtgtcagaatttgaaagcttttttttcttttttttctgtagcagatCGGGTTTACGTTTAGTGTTCCTGTTGTAAAATCAGCAGAGCTTTCTGGATCCAGTGATACGCCAGTGACATCCCTACTTACCCTAGGTAACTGAAATTTTAGCATTTCAGGTTGGAGATGTTGATTTATTTTTGAATCATAAATactaaatctgtttttctgtgagCATGTTAGCAATTTCAGGAAGCAAATGCATATGGTTTCATGAGTTTCAGAGATGGTAAAGAAGTTTGTTTTTAGTATTTCCTATCAAAGCAAGGTGTTTCAGTGTTTGTAGCTCATCATTAAACTACCTCTTTCTGTGGACCTAGCTCTCCAAACTACAGTCTCAGTAGGATGCTCTGCTTCTTGCCTCCTTTAGAACTGGGCTCAGTCTATTGTACATTTCCCTTGATGTACTGTATTGCTCGCTCAGAATCAGCTTTAGGCTATGTGGAGAGGAGAGCTTCAGAGGCATGTGAAGGACAACTGCCATGACAGTGTAACAATGTGCGGAGACTTTTTTTGGCATAATGTAACTGGAAGTAGAACTTGGTTCAGTTGTCCAAACTGAAACTTGATTAAGGCTGACACATTCCAAAATGAAATTAAGCTTTCTTGGTAGAAGATCTGCGATTTTCAGGGAGGAAGTAAATATATTTAGAGTGTTGGTTTTACTTTCACTTAATTGGAGGAAAAAAGTACTTGCAGTTTTTCCATCAGAATTATTTTTTAGGCACTCTAAACTTTTTAACAGAATTGGTATTAATTTTTAGTTATGAATTGACTTTAAATAGGAGACATGTATATGCTCTagaaattaaaaagtattttttatttgctGTAAGTACAAAGTTCTGGACGTCTGTGGTATTTTTCAGTGACAGATCTGCTTTTTCTGTTGTAAATACATTGTAAATATTCATATACTGAAGTATATGAGTTGgaaatttttgtttttagaaaatgtGAATGTGTTGTTTTAAGCGGATTGCTCTGTGAAagatctttttttgttgtttttaaagacacCACCACTGTAAACAGCACCAGCAATAAGAAGGAAGAAAACGAAGAGTACGATGGCCCCTTCAAACCTGCAAAAGTCTTAAAAGAAGGGAGTGTGTTAGATATTCTAAAAAACCCTGGTGAGATGATGAACTACTTTTTAAAAGACACTGCGTAAAACATGTTAGCATACATTGATAAAGAACTTTAATGTCATGATTAATATAATATTAGCTATGAAGACGCATGTAGGAGTACATTGCATAAGCACTGCGTCTGTTAAGATGGGTCTGCCCCTTCTATCATAAGTGGCTTATAATGCTGAAAGGAAAACTGCAACTTCAAAAACAAATGGATTGCAGCTCCTTTATGTGTTGTAAGAGAAGTGTAAAGAGAATTAGTCAAATAATCAGTgttccattttaaataaataaaatttaaaaatagaattgtTAGGAAAATTTTTGTAAAGCTCAACATGCCTCTCTCACCTTCACCAGTCCtcgtgggaaaaaaaagaagaaaaaaaaagatagttttgTTCCTAAAGAGATTTCAAAAGCTGCAAGTCTTTTGGCCTTTTGTTAAAACAATTACTATGGattgtattttaaattttaaacaaaagtggTATGTTTCACTTCAGCTTCAGTTGCTTCAGGATATTTTTTTGATGAAGGGACaaatttttatactttttaagaAGACGGTACCTTTTTTATATTAGAAGGagctaaaagacagaaaatacataCTGCATGCATTTGGTTTAAGGAAAGGCCTATGAGTGAGGTGGCAAATTATTTATCAGTTTAAGAGAAGCAGGATCTAAATCCACGTTGCTCAGAGActcaactttaaaaaaatgaattaaaagtaaTTTGAGCTACTATTCAAGATGCATTGCCTTAATGTTTTCTTGAGTGTTTCAATATTAGTACTTCGTATTTTCTGTAAAGTTGGCACCTTTAAATAGGATTTGGCCTGTATGCGATGCATTTAGAACACAGATTATAGATATGAGACAATTAATTGCTCTGTCCTTCTCATTTTTTTGTTCCTTAATGTTCGCCATCAGTGGGGAAATACCATGTAGATAGCTGCTCCAAGCACAAACTTCTGTACAGTTGCTGAAGTAAATGTGAGTCAGCTGCTACAGCAGGAATAGCTTTAGAAATTTGATTTGAGTGGACGTAGCATCTTAAAATGAAACTGGATTATTTCCGTTCGTGGATGTGATAGCTTTCAGTGCTGTTCATAAGAGTGCCAAGCAGTGAAGGTTTTGCTTAAAACTTTCTTGGAAATTAAGAGGTAAATGAAGCTTTAACTAAATGTTCTGTTGTGTCCCAGTGCAGCATATGAAATTTCATCCCTTTAGATAAGATTTCCAGGGGCTTCCTGTTACACTTTGTCAGAATATGCAGTTGCAACCATTGGCACTTGGGTTTACATTTATGCCGTCTATTATTACAAGTGGCTTCGTTACGGGCAGTGAGGTGCCGCTTTAGTGGTAagctcttcctgtttgtttgtgTCTTTTCTAGGCTTTACTGCTCTGAAGGCCCACACCTCTACAGCTGCACAGCCTGTTACAGCAAGCACAGTGGTCTATACAAGACCCGCAATAAGTAGTTTTTCTGCAGGTAAAGAGACCTCTAAACAAGCTTCATCGTATTGGCAGTCTGACACGTGCAACCCATGTCTGCAGAACAAGGCCACGGATAGCAAATGCGGAACCTGTCAAGCTGCTAAAGTGTCGACAGCTGAGAGTACAAAACAGACGATAAGCTCGAGTCCAAGCAGCATCTCTAAGTCCGCAGCCCCCACAGCAGGGGCGCTGGGCTTTGGAGACAAATTTAAAACAGCACCTGGAACATGGGATTGTGATACGTGTCTAGTCCAGAACAAACCTGAAGCTACCAAATGCATCGCGTGTGAGACACCAAAGCCTGGCACAGGAGTAATGCCTGCTCTTACACTGCCAGCAGTCACGGACACCTCGGCGACAGTTACTTCCTCCTCCAGCGGCACTGACGCAGCGGTCGCCCCGGGGTTTGGAGACAAGTTTAAGAAGCCAAAAGGCTCCTGGGACTGTACAGTGTGCCTTGTGTCAAATAAGGCCGAAGACAGCAAATGCGTAGCCTGTCAGTCCGAGAAACCAGGTATGTGGTTTTGCCTCCTCTTGCTTCACATCTCAGCTTCTGCAGATTCTTCACAGAATAAAATGAATTGCTCATTTAAACAACAGATCCGAAGCAGAAGAGCTGTATGGCCAAGAGGGAGGATGGATTAGTACCTGCCTGCAGGAGCGATTACAGGCGCTTCTGAGGTGTCAGCCAAGACTCAGCCTGGCACGTGAATTGAACTGACTGGGGAACGTATTAGTACAGAGCTGAAGCCAAGCAAAAATAGCGGGCTTTTGCAGCTGGTCAGGAAAGACGGCTGGCTTGGACGCCTTAATTAAGCTGCAGCCAATTTACTAACTTTCCCTGGGGAAAAATGGAGGAGTTAAACATTActgctttttctccttcaaaaCAGGATTAGAAACAGTATTTACAAAACATGGCTGAAAATGCCTTGGACCCACCATTTGTACGCAATTGAGGGGAGGTAGGAAGCCAGGTTTCAAGACTGTGTAGACTTAACCAGTCTCCTTAAACAAACCCCTGTGTGCAGACACACCTGTGAAGGCCAGGGGTAGCCCTCCAGACCACGAGTGACCCTTTGGGTGTGTTGTCCATTGTTTCCCCTTCCAGGCGATTGTAACTGATTTTGAGTGTGGTGAATTTATTGTTGTTTAAAGCATAAGTAACTATTTCACTGTTGAATTTCTTTGGCTGTAAGCATCATTTAATACACGGTTACAACCACCAAGAACACCTTTTCAAAGatgtcctgaaaaaaaaaaaaccctggactCGATTTTGCTTTTGTAACCGTCCCCAACAGTAAGAGTGAAATGTCTTCAGCTGGGATGATGTGTTTCAGAGGGAGGTTATTCTCTTGGACACTGGAGTGATCAGCTTTAGAGTGATCAGCTGGCACTTTTGCCTTTCATTCGCGGCAAGGAGGAGTTTTGGAAAGGAGGGCTTTACTGTGACCATTGTGGGGCAGAGAACTGCCTAGTTATGTTGCACTGGTCAAGGGGAAGAGCGATTCCAGTCAAAGGAGAGGATAAGAATTCTCTCAATGTGCTGGGGAAGAGAAGACCCCTTCCTGTCTTCACGGTTTTGAACTGGAGACATTAAAAGTCACCTTCTCGTAAAAGTCACCCTCAGTGGTTTAAAACTGTAGGGGCGAGTGCGGGAATTGCCTTCCATCCAGAATGCTTTTGCGTTCTGGAGTCCCACTTCAGTCCTCATATGTGTGACGCTAAAGTTGTCTGTTGCGGTGCCACATCAAGTGACACCTCTTcctctccggggggggggggggggggggggagtccaaAGGAAAGTGTTGTCTCTTTGGGACCTCCTTATGGCGGTTTCTGCCGCTGCTGAAAACAGCGTCGCTTGTGTAACTGGGCACAGAGTTGGGGATTTGGGAGTCTTGAGTTCCTTGCCTCTTTTTTGTCGTGGTGTAGCTTTGAACAAGTCTGTCTTTGGAACTGGCTGATGAATCAGCCTGATAAATGGTTCACAGCCTCACATCACCTTACAGTGACTGTAAGCTGAGTAGTGCTAACACCGACTAACAGTTACTGCTGTCACCAGAAACGCGTTCTGTAGTTTTAGCTGAGGATGGCACCTTTCATTTACGCCCAAAATGGGCCGTGTTGCTGCATCATATGAAACACACTTGCTGTTAGTGTGTGACATTGGTTCCATTTGTGCTTAAAATTATGTAATAGGTTATAAAGAAGAAACTGGGTATTTCTATTACATTCCTTAGGTTCTTGGATTGAGTTTGCCTGAAGTGACTTAACTTACTGGGCTTTGCACTGTAGTACTTTGTCCACTTCACAAGCTAGCAGGCATTTAAGAGTTCCTCAAAGTGCTTGTGTTCACTTTAGTTAAACAGCCTgcttaaatattattttccttaaCGCTTAGGGAGCTCAGTGCCTGTGACCAGTAGCAGtgcttctgccttttctgcttcttctgGAGGATTGCTGGATTTAGACAAATTCAAGAAGCCTGAAGGAAGCTGGGACCGTGAGGTCGGCTTGgtccaaaacaaagcagaagccaCCAAATGTGTAGCCTGTGAAAATGCAAAGCCAGGCACCAAAGCAGAGCTCAAAGGTAATACTCAATGAGGAAAAGGAGCGTGTGCATTCTgtgatatattttcttttttttcagtagtaCTGTAATATTTCCTTTGAGGTACAGCAGAcctgttcatttttcctccagGAATTTTGCTTAAGTAAGGTAATGTGCCTCCATTTCCCACCCCCCTGAGCGAATTTATGCTTTTTAGAGAAGAGCTTTGATTAAGGGCATACTAGTTCTTTACATGCCTTATGTTCTGCTCGTCTGAAGTTTAGacttaaggggggggggaagcatgaTCTTTGAAATAAGTTATTAGTATATTTTTCAAAGTCGGGGGTGGACAAAAGAATGCCTTTGTGAAAAGGTGCATGTAGAGAGGGggtattttgttttggggttgAGGTTTTTGGTAAAGCAGCTTTGTTGCAAAGTTAACATTATTGCTCCTTTTGCAGGGTTTGGTACTGCTCCTGTGTCCTCAAATGCTGCAACGCCGTCATTTACATTCGGTGTTCGGTCATCATCCTCTGACTCTTCTTGTACATTAGGCAGCTCAAGAAGTTTTGCATTCAGTGAACAAGGGGCCTTCAAGTTTGGTATTGCATTTGAATCTGCATCCTCCAACACTGGGACTGGGGGATTTAAGTTTCCCAGCAGTTCAGGGGACTTCAAATTTGGAGTTTCCTCCTCAGACTCCAAAGCCGAAGACtgtaagaaagaagagaaaaacagcagttTTACTTTTGGACTTCCACCTACGAGCAGCCAGGCTCCTTCAACGTTTCAGTTTGGGGCAGggagcctggggcagcaggaaaagaaggaggaaccAGTCTTGGGAGGCTTCGGTTTTGGCACAAGTTCTACTTCTTCCATAGCTCCCACTGAGAGTAAGACAGGAGTCAGCGGCTTCGGTTTTGGAACCGTGGCAGAAAAGGAGGTTGCGTCGGCTTCCTTTGCGTTTAAGAAGTCCGACGAGAAAAAGGACGAAACTCCTTCCACAAAGGCAGGCTTCTCTTTTGGCAATGTGGAGTCCGCACCTGCCTCACAGTTTGTtttgggaaggacagaagagaaacAGGACCCTGTCACTTCTGCTGCTCCACTAGTGTTTGGAAAGAAAGCTGACAGTGAAGAGCCAAAGGCACAGCCTATCTTTTCATTTGGGAAGCCTGAGCATACCAAAGAGGAGAGCACAGCAAAATCTACGTTCAACTTTAGTTTCATAAAACCCTCAGAGAAGGAAACTGAGCAGGCAAAGCCAGCTTTCGCATTCGGGGCACAAACCAGTACTTCAGGTAACAGGACGTCTTTTGGCTTCGCTCGTCTGCGCGTACGCATCAAACAATACCTCTGAAGCCATACTAGACAAAATGGATGTATGGCATTTGACGTATGAATGCTTAGAGCTTTAGAAAAGGCTTTACTCTCTGCCGCGCGTCCGTCTTTATGGTTGTTGACGTGTAGAGAATTTGCAGCAATCCCTTTCTAGATTTCAGTGAGTTTTAACATTAGGGTTAAACAAAAAATCCACCAGACCTCAAAGAACCTGTATTACATCTTGCGCAAGCACAGAAGTTGTTACTGTCTCAATGGTAACAGCATAGTTGGGGATAAAATCTTTAGTATGGTGCAATATAGAGGCCTTACTCTAGCATTTCTTTTCATAGGGAAAGGGAACGAGAGAAGAGAATATTCCCGTGCAATTGCATCTATGCTACAGGGTGTACTGCTGTAACCCTACTGTTACAAAGCTATAAACATGGCTTAATAGATTTAATCATGCAGTATTGTATTTCGTTAATTTGTTGAAAGACCACAGtgaaaaatgaagtttctttAGTGACCATCACTGTGTGAGAAATTCTGGTTGTTAAATTCCATTTGTATCATCTAGCAACCGTCTCTTATAAAACAGAATTCTTTATTAGCTTCTGAAGGTTTATATGAAAGGACATCTGTAAGTTACCCTGAATAAAAGCAGTGCACAGATTATATTGATTTTAATCACAGTATTTGTATGGTTGAACTGCTACTGAACAAATAAATTTTGGGAGGATTGTGGGATTTGGATTgatgggtgggtttttttcctccagttacaGTTCTGGAGTTTAGTCTAGTCTTGGAAATTTGATGCGAATGCCCTGtgtaaaaaaggaaatttcaacAAATGTTCTTCAAAATGGTATAGTCCCTTAAAAATGGGATGGATGAAAAGGTGCCTTAACTGCTGGAAAAAAGATAGTGGGGAGTTGGAAACAAGATTACAGACAAATTAGTAATGAGAATTGGACAGAGGAGCAGCTTAGGAAAAGCTGAagaatgctttatttaaaaaatagctcTCTTTCAGGTGTGTAAAACTGCAGATCAGTGCTTTTTAACAGTGCTCTTGAGAGAGAGTTGTTCTCAGTTGTTCTTAAAGACAGGTCTTGAAGGTGCTCAACTAACTTGAGCTGGAAGAATTAGGCTGGAAGGCAGTAAGCTTTGTCTGACTTAAAGCTGTAGGAATAGGGCTGTATTTTTAGAGTAAGCTACAGAACAAACAGTAACACTGCATTTTTCAATGAAACTGTTCCAGGTGATTGATGTTGTTCCCCTAAGAACttccaaaatacacttttttccaAAGAGTTCAGAGGTACTGGTTAATACTGGTTCAGATATTTCTAGCTAATGCTTAATGTTCATAACCGCTAAAGCCCAGATTTAAGTGGTGTTCCTGTTTTTCATAGTTCTTCCATTCCTTTAATTGTGGATGGCAATGGCAGCAATGAGCATATTAAATCTGGATTTTATGCAAGTGACAGAGTAGCTAGGATAGTAGTTGAGCTGTTATTCAGGATGGCTGTTTGTAGTGCTGTACTTCTGTTTGGCATTTCTGAGGTGGTTTATGTACTGTTCTTCTTCTCAGATCAAGGAGCAGTGAAGCCAGCCTTCAGCTTCTTGAGCTCTAGTTCCTCCAGCACAGCTGTACCCACATCTTCAGCCGACAGCAGCAATGTGTTTGGCAGCTCCACCGCTTCCTCAAATCATCAACCAGTTCCTGCTCCCTTTGTGTTTGGACAAGCCAGCAACACTGTGAGCAGCTCTGCTTTTGGCAATTCTGCGGAATCTACAGCATCTCAATCATTTGGCTTCTCTCAGGAAAACAAACCAGCAACCACATCCTCCAGCACTGGTGCGGCTGTTGCTCCATTTGTCTTTGGTTCGGGAGCCAGCAGTAGCAATGCAGCAAATTCTGGCTTTACCTTTGGAGCCACAACCACATCAAGTTCAACAGGTACATTTTAAATAGATGCTCTTCTCTGTTTTTGCCATAAGAATAGGGGACCAAGGAAATACTGTTTTATGAATATTTTACTTTGGAGAATGTGTTTAAGAACTGGCAGTGGCATTGATTTATGCACTGGACAATTCTTTACTGGCTTTTAATTTGTATAGGAACTTTTCATCATGAGAATGATAGTTTCCCGCTTTTCAGTATCAGGCCGGTGCTTAAGGTTAAAAGTAAATGAATTATGacattcctcatttttctttcccaTACCTACAACTCCCAAGCATTGTAAATAATGGCAAGATTTGCaaaatcttttccttgacaagTATATATAAACACAGCATGTTTGCATGCAGTTGCTGCTGCTTAAAGATTATATTTGTTTCTAATAAGTTGATGCGTTATGGTCAGTGTTTGTTTTTCAATTTTCCACTAATTCAGTGAAGACAGAGATGAGACTCTAAAGTTTTATTCATGCTTTATATTCATTACTTCACTGAAGGCCTGCTTGAATTTAGCAGTATGACACAACACTAAAGCTGCTAAATAGTTGTATTCCTGCTAGCCTAGCAGTTGTTGGAAGTAAAATTGAACCTGTAAGGAAGATGCATCTATTTTGACACTTTATTAAGCAGTGTATTACTGGTTGTTTAACCTTGTCATTCCCAGAAATTAAATTTACTCATTTTTTGGATTATCAGAAGCAATTTGTAATTAGGACATGGAATTATAAGCATTACTGTGAGAGAATAGTTCTAAATTATGTCAATCAGCAAATCAGCAAATCAAATTAACCTGCTTTCAGAGTCTTTTCACTAGAAGACTGAAAAATCttcacaaaggattttttttttttttaatgcagaagccTTCAACTTTATATTAACTTCACTGtacatctgtttttcttcttcctggaaagaaaaacagtcaGCCATTCCAAGTTATGGTGCAATAGATGGTATTTACTGTTGCATGATGGCCACTTGAATTGCATTAAGATTAATAACTGCTTAAAATGTGCCCTTTTGCTTGGCAGATCTGCTGGATGTTCAGAGTCACTGTTCAGTCATGTATTTCTGTTTCATTATTTCTGCTGGCTGTGCAGAACTGAAACAGTTAAATGAACGAGCTGATATCTGTTGATGTTGCATAGAAAGGGACAGAGTTACTCTACTAAACTGAGTTTTTGAGTGCAGCCAGATCACCGGGAGCTTGATTTAGCCTCCAGAACTTGATGAATGAACATTTGGGCAAGGAGGAGGGTGCAGTTGCTAGGAGGACAAAAGATTTATTCAGAGCTATATTTTTAATGTGTGACAAAACCAAATTGAATATTCTCTATATGTGATATAAACAGCTTTTagtaaatataaattaatatgtacTATTCAGGGCAGTCCGTTGTAAACGTGAATCTTAACACAGTAATTTGAGTCTAGACAACCATGGTGTTTGAGATGAGTTTTATCTTATTCTTGTAAACATGCTGTTTTTCATGCTTCTTAGAGGAAAAGGTGCAATTTATGTTATGGTTGAGGTAGTGTTTGTTTTACTTAGGAAGATATAAACATGAAGCCCTATCATAGTTAGTTTAAGATCAGTATTCAGgtaccagatttggaaagtgaggTTTTAGAACCTTTGTTTCTGGAATGGTTAGATTTAtccttgtggggaaaaaagcatatactgaaatttctgttcttttccctGAGGGTCGTCCTCTTCATTTGTGTTTGGTTCTGGATCTTCAgcgcctgctgctggcccagcaTTTGGTGCCAGTCAGTTACCAGCCTTTGGCCAGAGCCAAGGGTCCAGCCAGCCAAATGCTCCAACTTTCGGATCGCTGTCGACAACGTTGTTTTCTGCTGGTTCTCAGCCTGCTCCTCCCGCTTTTGGCTCCGTGACGAGCAGTAGTCAGCCCCCTGTGTTTGGACAGCAAGCAAGCCAACAGCCAGGGTTTGGCTCTGGTACTTCCGCCACTGGTGAGTGCTGACCATCCTCTTCCTTCTTGGTCTCacaatttttttattaatttttttttaatcatggtaCATCTCAAGTTTATTTAGATTGAGGGTTTTGTTGTGTATATTGCCAGCGTTCTTTTTAAAACATCTATGGGTTAAGGCTTTAAAGTTTGTTTTGCTAATGAAATATGAAATACATGAAAAGAATGAATGATCTTGAGAATTTAAGTGTAAATAAG contains:
- the NUP153 gene encoding nuclear pore complex protein Nup153 isoform X3, with amino-acid sequence MASGGGGGKIRTRRYHLGAAKPPYARSKQGIISRVTESVKNIVPGWLQKYFNKSEDECVDTNESTNREENPVNFHHDYPDEDTIVIDGRVTPESARINLEEPSTSRSALNFSDVLTRPSLHRSHLNCTMLDSTVPHCQPSTSSALGIGSPGLSLVKEIKDSTSQHDDDNISTTSGFSSRASDKDIAVSKNTLAPPLWSPEAERSHSLSQHTASSSKKPAFNLSAFGALSPSLGNTSVFKTSQLGDSPFYPGKTTYGGAAAAVRQTKGRIAPYQTPVRRQMKAKQANVQSYGVTSSTARRILQSLEKMSSPLAQDAKRIPSSVSTPLSSPVDRSVLGITGFHSKRKQMETQHPPVQKLVTPKAISLSASRTQYFKPSLTPATDSTKVRQRVDTKHKGMREKSLPAEQQVESPESNLTYPKFSTPASNGLSLGGGVSGGGKMRRERGVRYVSKPGQEQQEVEEPVLPKISLPISTTSLPQFSFSSLTSNAVSSSPSTVSTSVMNKVQLASNVGSPVFRFSSPIVKSTEAEVLPPLSQIGFTFSVPVVKSAELSGSSDTPVTSLLTLDTTTVNSTSNKKEENEEYDGPFKPAKVLKEGSVLDILKNPGFTALKAHTSTAAQPVTASTVVYTRPAISSFSAGKETSKQASSYWQSDTCNPCLQNKATDSKCGTCQAAKVSTAESTKQTISSSPSSISKSAAPTAGALGFGDKFKTAPGTWDCDTCLVQNKPEATKCIACETPKPGTGVMPALTLPAVTDTSATVTSSSSGTDAAVAPGFGDKFKKPKGSWDCTVCLVSNKAEDSKCVACQSEKPGSSVPVTSSSASAFSASSGGLLDLDKFKKPEGSWDREVGLVQNKAEATKCVACENAKPGTKAELKGFGTAPVSSNAATPSFTFGVRSSSSDSSCTLGSSRSFAFSEQGAFKFGIAFESASSNTGTGGFKFPSSSGDFKFGVSSSDSKAEDCKKEEKNSSFTFGLPPTSSQAPSTFQFGAGSLGQQEKKEEPVLGGFGFGTSSTSSIAPTESKTGVSGFGFGTVAEKEVASASFAFKKSDEKKDETPSTKAGFSFGNVESAPASQFVLGRTEEKQDPVTSAAPLVFGKKADSEEPKAQPIFSFGKPEHTKEESTAKSTFNFSFIKPSEKETEQAKPAFAFGAQTSTSDQGAVKPAFSFLSSSSSSTAVPTSSADSSNVFGSSTASSNHQPVPAPFVFGQASNTVSSSAFGNSAESTASQSFGFSQENKPATTSSSTGAAVAPFVFGSGASSSNAANSGFTFGATTTSSSTGSSSSFVFGSGSSAPAAGPAFGASQLPAFGQSQGSSQPNAPTFGSLSTTLFSAGSQPAPPAFGSVTSSSQPPVFGQQASQQPGFGSGTSATGPVFQFGSNTANFSFPNNPGVFTFGANPNAPTAPAQPSGSSGFSFNQPPAFTVGTNGKNIFSAFGSSVSGRKIKTAVRRRK
- the NUP153 gene encoding nuclear pore complex protein Nup153 isoform X5, which encodes MASGGGGGKIRTRRYHLGAAKPPYARSKQQGIISRVTESVKNIVPGWLQKYFNKSEDECVDTNESTNREENPVNFHHDYPDEDTIVIDGRVTPESARINLEEPSTSRSALNFSDVLTRPSLHRSHLNCTMLDSTVPHCQPSTSSALGIGSPGLSLVKEIKDSTSQHDDDNISTTSGFSSRASDKDIAVSKNTLAPPLWSPEAERSHSLSQHTASSSKKPAFNLSAFGALSPSLGNTSVFKTSQLGDSPFYPGKTTYGGAAAAVRQTKGRIAPYQTPVRRQMKAKQANVQSYGVTSSTARRILQSLEKMSSPLAQDAKRIPSSVSTPLSSPVDRSVLGITGFHSKRKQMETQHPPVQKLVTPKAISLSASRTQYFKPSLTPATDSTKVRQRVDTKHKGMREKSLPAEQQVESPESNLTYPKFSTPASNGLSLGGGVSGGGKMRRERGVRYVSKPGQEQQEVEEPVLPKISLPISTTSLPQFSFSSLTSNAVSSSPSTVSTSVMNKVQLASNVGSPVFRFSSPIVKSTEAEVLPPLSQIGFTFSVPVVKSAELSGSSDTPVTSLLTLDTTTVNSTSNKKEENEEYDGPFKPAKVLKEGSVLDILKNPGFTALKAHTSTAAQPVTASTVVYTRPAISSFSAGKETSKQASSYWQSDTCNPCLQNKATDSKCGTCQAAKVSTAESTKQTISSSPSSISKSAAPTAGALGFGDKFKTAPGTWDCDTCLVQNKPEATKCIACETPKPGTGVMPALTLPAVTDTSATVTSSSSGTDAAVAPGFGDKFKKPKGSWDCTVCLVSNKAEDSKCVACQSEKPGSSVPVTSSSASAFSASSGGLLDLDKFKKPEGSWDREVGLVQNKAEATKCVACENAKPGTKAELKGFGTAPVSSNAATPSFTFGVRSSSSDSSCTLGSSRSFAFSEQGAFKFGIAFESASSNTGTGGFKFPSSSGDFKFGVSSSDSKAEDCKKEEKNSSFTFGLPPTSSQAPSTFQFGAGSLGQQEKKEEPVLGGFGFGTSSTSSIAPTESKTGVSGFGFGTVAEKEVASASFAFKKSDEKKDETPSTKAGFSFGNVESAPASQFVLGRTEEKQDPVTSAAPLVFGKKADSEEPKAQPIFSFGKPEHTKEESTAKSTFNFSFIKPSEKETEQAKPAFAFGAQTSTSDQGAVKPAFSFLSSSSSSTAVPTSSADSSNVFGSSTASSNHQPVPAPFVFGQASNTVSSSAFGNSAESTASQSFGFSQENKPATTSSSTGAAVAPFVFGSGASSSNAANSGFTFGATTTSSSTGSSSSFVFGSGSSAPAAGPAFGASQLPAFGQSQGSSQPNAPTFGSLSTTLFSAGSQPAPPAFGSVTSSSQPPVFGQQASQQPGFGSGTSATGLMGKIFSLPLDLQFLVGR